The sequence GTTCCGCCTCGACGAGCGCTTCGCCGGTGACGTCGACTTCCGGACGCTGAACCTGCTGCGTGATCCGTACCCGACGCCCGACGGCGGCTTCGACGTGGTGTTCTGCCGCAACGTGCTCATCTACCTGACCCCGGCCGCCGTGGCCCGGGTGGTGCAGCGGTTGGTCGAGTCGCTGGCGGAGGGCGGCTGGCTCATCACGGCGTCGTCCGATCCACATCTGAGCGGGATCGACAGCCTCGAGACCGTCGTGACCGCCGGCGGCGTGGTCTACCGGCGGCGGCGAGCCCACGGGCCGTCAGACGGCGAAGCCGAGGCCGACACCACCGACCGGCGGCAGCTCGGTCGGCACGGCCGGCCGACGGGCGGCGTCCGTCGCCGTCCGGCTCCCATCCGCTCGCGGCCGCCCCGCGCCCCGAGGCCAGCGCTCGACGACGAGCCCGATGTCGTCCTGCAGGCCGGTGATGTTCCCCAGGCTGAGCAGGACGACGTGCTCGCGCTGGTCGACGCCGGGCGGCACGAGGACGCGTTGGCGGCACTATCCCAGGGTGACGACAGATCACCGACCGACGCCCAACGGCACCATCTCCGCGCCGTGCTGCTGGTGGAGACGGGCCGTTGGCAGGAAGCGGTCAAGGCGGCCACGGCCGCGCTGTACCTCGACCCGTCCGCCGCCGTCACCGAGATCGTCCTCGGCCGGGCACAGCTGGGCCGCGGCGACCGGGCCGCCGCCGCTCGGGCCTTCCGCAACGCGCGGACGATCCTGTCCTCCTTGCCCGCCGACCAGCCGGTCGTCGACGGCATGCCGGCGGGACGGCTGCTCGCCGAGCTCGACGCGCTGGCATCCGCTCGTACCACGGTCGCTCCGTGACCACGGCGGGGAGCGGGGATCCGGACGCATCCGAACGAGCCGTGCTAGAGCAGCGCGCCAGGGAGCTCGCCCAGCCCGTGGACGACGAGCGCGGTGGTCTGACGGAGGTCCTCGGCGTCGTCGTCACCGACCGGCGTCTGGCCGTGCGGCTGACCGATCTGCGCGAGGTCCTGCCCGGCCGACGGCTCACACGCATCCCGCAAGCGCCCCCGGGGCTGCTCGGGATGATGAGCGCACGGGGGGAGCTGGTCACGGTGTTCGAGCTGCTAGTCGACGCGTCTGCCTCCGCCGGGCCAGACCACCCCCGGTGGGTGGTCGTCGTCGACGGGTCACGTGCCCCCCTGGCCTTCGCCGTCGACGAGGTCACCGGCACCGCCAGCATCGACCCCGGCGCGCTGCACGAACCGCACACCGCGGGCGCTCAGGACCAGTCTCCGGTCGAAGGGCTCACCGCCGACGGGGTAGGGCTGATCGACGTCGAACGGCTGGCAGGCGACCGCCGCTTCTGGCCGTACGCACCGGAACACGCAACCGGAACGGAGATCCGATGAGATCCATGACCATCACGAGGCAGGTGCTGGCGGGCTTCCTCGCCGCGGTGGTGGCGACCCTGCTCCTCGTGGTCGTCGCGACGGTGGCCCTGCGCCACGTCTCCTCCGTCAAGAGTCGGGTCATCGAGCGCGATGCGACACTCGTGATCGACGCGCACCGGTTGAAGGAGAGCCTCGCATCGCGTGCTGCCTTCGTCCGCGGCTACCTGCTGACCGGCGACCAGGGACAACTGACACTGGTCGAGGCGGAGGCGGCCGAGTTCGCCGGCATCCTCGCCACGCTCCGGGACACCGTGCACACCGATCAGGGCCGGCAGCTGCTCGACCGCATCCAGGCAGCCGAGGAGGAGTACGTCGACGCCGTCGACAACCTGCTCCAGGCGGCCAGCGGAACGGAGGTGACCGAAGAGCTGAAGGCTCAGATCGAAAGCCGTCTGTTCCCCGCGCAGCTGGCGGTGCAGTCCGCCGCGGACGAGTTCGTGACGCGTGAGCAGGACCTGATCACGTCAGCCGTCGCGGCGGCGGACGAGCGTGTCAGAACCGACCTTCAACTCGTGTGGCTGCTGGGAGCAGCGGCGGTCGCCATCGCCCTGGGTGTGGCCTGGTGGGTCACCTCACGGGTGTCGACGAAGCTGCGGGACCTGGCCGAGGCGGCCGACCGGTCGGCTGCCGAGATCGCCAGCAGCACCGGTCAGCTCACCTCCGGCGCGGCCCAACAGTCGGCCGGCGTCCAGCAGACCGTGGCGACCATCAACGAGCTGGCCGCCAGCGCGGACGAGACCGCGCAACGCGCACGTTCCGTCGCCGACAGCGCCGGACGGTCGGCAGAGGCCGCTGAGCGGGGCAGCGCCGCGGTCGACGAAGCGGTCGACGGGGTGCGCGTGCTCCAGGAACAGGTGGACACCATCGCCGACCGCATCCTGGGGCTGGCCAGCCGCGCCCGGTCCATCTCCGAGATCGTGGCCGTCGTCGACGACATCACCGAGCAGACCAACCTGTTGGCGCTCAACGCCGCGATCGAGGCCGCACGCGCCGGGGAGCACGGCAAGGGCTTCGGCGTCGTCGCCAGCGAGGTCCGCCGGCTCGCTGACCAGGCGCGCACCGCCAACGCCGAGATCAGCGACATCCTCGGCGAGATCCAGGAGGCGACCAACCAGGCGGTCCTCGCCACCGAGGAGGGGACCAAGAGCGCCGCGGACGGCATGCGGCTGATCGGCGAGGCCGGCGACACCATCACCGAGCTGGACGAAGCGGTGTCCGGCGCTGCCGACGCGGCCGAGCAGATCGCCGCCGCGGCCGGGCAGCAAGCCGGGGGGACCTCCCAGATCCGCGACGCCATGACCGAGATCGACGTGGTGACGCAGCAGAACCTGGCCACCGCACGGCAGGCGGAGGCCACGGCCGAGCAGCTCACCGAGGTCGCCAACCGGCTCAAGAGCCTCGTCGGAGTCCTCTGACGATGGGGATCGATCTCGGTCGCCTGCGGGCGATCTTCCGCGAGGAGTTGGACGAACGTCGGCAGACGCTCGAACAGGGGTTGCTCGAACTCGAACGGTCACCGTCCGTGCAGCGACGGACCGAACTGCTGCGTGAGCTCTTCCGGGCGGCGCACAGCCT comes from Actinomycetota bacterium and encodes:
- a CDS encoding protein-glutamate O-methyltransferase CheR; protein product: MADHLTRHAGFSFSGHRTVGLNVILQRELSASGASDAAGYVALLEREPARWQALIDQLTIGETHFFREAGHLELLHGRILPELRARRPSGHRFKLWSAGCASGEEAYTLALVLHESGLSDRADVLGTDISPAALREAARATYRRWSLRGVEEDRVRAYFRRDGDRFRLDERFAGDVDFRTLNLLRDPYPTPDGGFDVVFCRNVLIYLTPAAVARVVQRLVESLAEGGWLITASSDPHLSGIDSLETVVTAGGVVYRRRRAHGPSDGEAEADTTDRRQLGRHGRPTGGVRRRPAPIRSRPPRAPRPALDDEPDVVLQAGDVPQAEQDDVLALVDAGRHEDALAALSQGDDRSPTDAQRHHLRAVLLVETGRWQEAVKAATAALYLDPSAAVTEIVLGRAQLGRGDRAAAARAFRNARTILSSLPADQPVVDGMPAGRLLAELDALASARTTVAP
- a CDS encoding chemotaxis protein CheW, translating into MDDERGGLTEVLGVVVTDRRLAVRLTDLREVLPGRRLTRIPQAPPGLLGMMSARGELVTVFELLVDASASAGPDHPRWVVVVDGSRAPLAFAVDEVTGTASIDPGALHEPHTAGAQDQSPVEGLTADGVGLIDVERLAGDRRFWPYAPEHATGTEIR